TGATGAAATCGATGATGTTGAAGGTAAAAAAATAATGGTAGCAAGAGAAATATAACAAAATGTATTAAGAGGTCAAAAAAAGTAGTAGAATGGATGAAattataaagaataaaataaaaaaatatttttttatgattttaaaaaaattctaatagaataattagaATGAGACTAAACTGCTAGACAGATCATCAGAGTACCGTACTCACAAACATactcaaaagtaaaaaaaatactatacaaACAAAGattaacataaaattaaataaaatataatttaaatcaatacCTCAGAATATAATAAGATCTACAGAAAAAACTATTTATCACCACTAATTAAATACTTGTTGGCTTCTAattattctttttctcatttcataTATAGCCAGAAAATAAACTTTTTGACATTGTCTCTACCTAATTTAAGATGTCACaaaaacttatttaaataattgtttcGTATAGAGAAGAGTTCATAAGACAAACGAGAAtcagaaaacaataaaaaaaagagattgttggaataaaaaattgaatataagttATTCGTAAATTTTTGTAACTCTAGTGAAATATGTTAGTGAAATAAGTAtctgtaaaatatttttgaatgatGTTAATAggattaaaatagaaaatagaaaattagacACCAAACTCATGTATTagcattatatattattatagataattaataatatatttttaaatagaattttatagCAAATTAATTCTGAGAGatattaaaacaaattattaataaaataaaaaaaaaggagttTCTCAGCTACCGTCCAAATCCCATTAAAAAGGCGGGAAACAGGTAAAATAAATAGGAAACAACAGGTTTCCGAGTCCAAACTTGGTCGGCACCCACCAAATTTATGCATACGCTCCATAGGGAGGGAGAAGAGAATTCACTTCCTTCTATAAATCGCAACACCCACCACAAACCTTATTCACACTCAATGTTAGAGATATGATAAATATAACTATTAATGATATCTTTTTTtgattgtttaaatttttagaataaataattttatgatataatattaaaattttatatttaaaaatttaaaatttaatttttgatgaattttttcaaaaaaaaaaataacataaaaaaaataaaaaaatattagcttGTACTTATAGTCATTCTGCCATATCCCCATCTCTATTTATGCCCTTATGCTAAAGTCTTCAACTCCTTACCAATACCTTTTAAAATCTTAATACCCTCCTCAAGCTTTGTAATATATGCGTTGTACTACCATTTGATCGATGagcaacaaaaatatttaattacctACACTTAATTTGAGTTTGAATAATGCTAAATAATTAGTTTTTCTCAGttaatattaatcaatttttaaaaattattttattcattttaaattttaaattttaaaattataaattctcaATCCTatactttaaattataaattataaatcttagtatttattaaataaaattggttctttatattttttcttttagtttataCTAAGTTATACGATATATTATATTGAGTAATATtagataactaatttttttcagcaaatacagttaattttttaaaattattttattcttaatttttagactctaataaatcataaattataaacataaattttaaaattgagaaaCTAAAAGTTAATTTTCCATACTTTATCTATAGTATATTTTATGGTATATCAGTGGACTTTTAtagattaaataataaatagtatttCAACAATATCTTCTTGATATTAATTGTTGTTTTGATGTATATATAATCCCATTTTCCTCTATGCATTGATTCAAAAGCCTTTAACACTTTACCTATACCTTATAAATCCCAATACCAACCACGAAGTTTAGGAGTATCTACACCCTAAAAGACATACTATATAATCATTCTAACACAACATAATCCCCCATCACAATAAGCCATCAGCCATGGACTGGTTCTCCTGGCTATCCAGGACAAGTCTTGAGCCATCTCTCGTCTACGAATACGGCCTAGCATTTGCGCGAAACGAGCTTCAGTTGGAAGATGCAACCCACTTCAACCATGAGTTCCTCCAGAGCATGGGGATTTCGATCGCCAAACATCGGCTCGAAATTCTCAAGCTCGCAAAGAAGGAGGATGGTAGTAGTGGCGCTGCCACGGCACTTACCAAGACTCTCTCCGGCGCAATCAAGAGATGCCTAAAGAGGTGCCTGAGTAAATTACAGGTGTTCAATGAACAAGAAGCAGAGGAGACAAAGGAAATGGTAACACCGGAGCCAAACTGGTACCATGGGAGGTGCAGAGGGTCAATGATGAGGAAGCATATTGACGGAGAGAAGGGTATGCTATCATCATGAATGACAAATACttcatttttacttttttttttttcgacaGAAATActtcattttatttaaataacagACAAGTTAActgtttgatattttttatttagttattttgtatatttgtgttaatattactttattttctattattttttaattaaaaacgtTAGTCTtctaacattttcttttaaacaACAGACTGATACACCTAATTGGTCTTTTAACGATTTAGCCTTGGATAAATTACTttctaacaatatttttttttgacaaattagTACTAATTTGggactattaaaaaaaattagtttttgttaaagaaaaaatttaattttgatgtaataCGTAAAAGGTTTTATACCattgatatattaaaattaaacacataaaataaaaagtaaattaatctATCTGCTTTTAAAactttatacaatttaaaatttataccaTGTTAATATTTCAAAAAGAGCACTCGTTtgttaaatttcaaaaatattttgaaaggtCAATGGctaatttgttaaattattttctaaGGGACTAATGTCTCTAAAATAAACCATTGCTAGTTTAAACCACTTAAATATGTAACTAATttcgtgaaaaaaaaaaaaaaaacattaccGTTTACATGTAGTATCATAATATATCATATTTAATTCATGTGcacactttttctttttgatataAAAGTCTATATATTGCAAAGAGcaaaatacttataaaaaagaagaaaggttACTAAAGAGTATACTAAAAAGCAACACGGACGAtatgttttttaaaatcaaatactGTATGTTAGCTTGAacttatttaaatttgtaactaattgtttcataaaagatatagttatattatacattatattcaattatttgtatttgtatttgtatttgtgCAATATAGGTATGCAACGAAGCAGGACCATAGCACTGTCAGGGCCATTGGATGGAAGAACAATGCATAACAAAATGGTAACTGGGAAGGTGTTGAAGTTGTCTGGTCCTCTTGATGGGAAGATGAATGAGAGAATGATGTATGCAAATAGGAGTCCAATAATGGCTCATAGGCCTTTGGTTGAAGAGAGGTTCTTGGGCACACTAAAGAGTCCTAGACTTTCTAGTACTGGTCCTATTGATGGAAGAGCTATGGTTGATAATAGGAGTCCAAGGCTAAGTAGGCCTCTTTATGAAAGGGTTGATAGCCCAATGGGTTATAGTCCGTACAATAAGGCTAAAGGCGACTCTgattgtgatgatgattatggaCTGTGGCCTACAATGTTTGAGGATCTGAAACCCACTTGAGTCTTTTTTTTATTCCGAGTAAATGCTTAAATTaggtttttgaattttatgcaTGAGTAAGACTCTACAAATCAAATTGATCTTTCCAAATTAACTCACGTGCGCATGTTAGTCCCTCTCTCATTCTGTTTTGCTTAAATTAACTCACGTGCGCATCTTTCCAAATTATGCAAGATGAAATTTTAGAAGCCTAAATTCGTACATAAGATTTGAGTGACTAATTTTGAGCATTTactctttttgttttgcttCTTCTTGAGTGCAACTTGACGGTGAATAACAGTAATGTCTTCCTTNNNNNNNNNNNNNNNNNNNNNNNNNNNNNNNNNNNNNNNNNNNNNNNNNNNNNNNNNNNNNNNNNNNNNNNNNNNNCTTgtagaagaaaataagcagtaacattatttatttatttttttctaaaaaaaacaaacaagaaaatctTTTAATAGTGTATGTGGTAGCTTGTTAAGAATGAATTACGCAGATTTTGTTAAGCTGAAAACAAGCCCATAAACTAATTACGTAAATTTTGTTAAGTTGGCATCGGGGCAAGCAACTGAGCACTTGAATAACCTCCGTCAGTATTGTCTGCTCCATCGTGATCGTGTCCCTTATCATCAACGGTGCTTCCCTGATGcagatttttataaaactcacaactcggcaagtgcaccaaatCGTATCAAGTGATACCACGGGAGTGAGTTATCATTCCCACGTGGATTAACAGACTGAGCATACAAGAGTTAATCGATTGTTCTAACTAGACAATTGCAAATTAGGGTTTCTGTAAAATCAAATTAGAAAAAGCAGAAGATTAAATGAAAACAATTCATAAACTGTTGAGAAAATAGTATGAATGGGATACTAAGGTTTCGGAGATGTTTAAAACTTCAAGAAGAATACTTTTCACTATCTGCCTTGATCATGCAAAGATTTATCTTATGGCGAACCCTAATTAACCAAACCCCA
The genomic region above belongs to Arachis duranensis cultivar V14167 chromosome 3, aradu.V14167.gnm2.J7QH, whole genome shotgun sequence and contains:
- the LOC107479391 gene encoding uncharacterized protein LOC107479391, coding for MDWFSWLSRTSLEPSLVYEYGLAFARNELQLEDATHFNHEFLQSMGISIAKHRLEILKLAKKEDGSSGAATALTKTLSGAIKRCLKRCLSKLQVFNEQEAEETKEMVTPEPNWYHGRCRGSMMRKHIDGEKGMQRSRTIALSGPLDGRTMHNKMVTGKVLKLSGPLDGKMNERMMYANRSPIMAHRPLVEERFLGTLKSPRLSSTGPIDGRAMVDNRSPRLSRPLYERVDSPMGYSPYNKAKGDSDCDDDYGLWPTMFEDLKPT